The nucleotide window TTCAGCGACGCAGTAGCGGGCGAGGATGGCCGATCCCACGGCGGCTGCACCCTCGTGTTGCGCCATCTGCTCCAGGAGATCCACGGGGTCGGGGGAACGCGCTGCCACCACTTCATAGGCGTAGGCGGCGCGCTGTTCAGCGAGCACGGCTGTCCTGGCACCGTCCAGGCCGATGTCTGCCTTGAGTGTTGTCTCCGGAGGGCAGTTGGAGGTGCCGCCGTCGTCGTACGCTACCTCCGCAACTGGAATCGGGGGCAACTCCTTCCCCAGGCTCTCAGCCAGCACACGGCTCTGCAGCCACTGGGCAGTCGCAGCCGACGCCAGTACCCGTGCCGGCCCGGCATCGACCACCGCTGCTGCTTCGAAGGCATGAGTGTAGGAGTCTGTGAGGCCAACCAGAAGGTCGGTCGGCGTTGGGGCAGCAGGCGATGCGGACGGCGATGCAGGCGGAGATGATGCAGCCGCCGGGAAGGCGGGAGGGGAGGTCCCGGTGGCGGTGCCCACGGGCCGGAGGGCAATCGAGTGCAGCCGGAGCGTCCTGGCCAGCGCCGCGTAGTCCGGCCCGGCAGGCGCTGCGGTATCTTCGAGGAACGCGGCGGTTTCCGCGAGGATCTGAGCCGCATCGGACCCCTCGCTGAGAGCCAGTTCGGCAGCGCTCGGCTCAGCCTCCGGCGATCCTGTGCCGATCACGAGCCCGATGGTAGCCACGAGGAGAAGGACCAACAGCAGGACTACCGTACGGACAACGCGCCTCAGTGCTGCCTTGAAGCCGCTGCCGGTGGAGGCGGAACGGTCCTTCGAGTGCGTCACAACCGATCATCATGCCATGCGGAAGACCGTTCCGTGTGCCATTCACTGACCTGTCATAAAGTCGTTAGGGTAGTAGCTACAAGATCATCGAGCGGGAGGCGGCAATGGCGGGTAAATCCGGCAAGCAGAACACTGCTGCAAAGCAAAACACCTCCGCACCCCGCCGGAACACGGCTGCTGCGCACCTGGATGCGGCGGCTGAGGCCGCACGGCTCATTGAGTTCCTGCGCCCCACAGTGGAGAAGCATAATCTCCTCCTGGAAGACGTGGAAGTGCGCATCGTGGGAAGCCACCGGACGCTCCATGTGGTTGTGGACCTGCCGGATGACGGCCTCGATGGTGTGAGTCTTGACACTGTCTC belongs to Arthrobacter tumbae and includes:
- a CDS encoding DUF4439 domain-containing protein, giving the protein MTHSKDRSASTGSGFKAALRRVVRTVVLLLVLLLVATIGLVIGTGSPEAEPSAAELALSEGSDAAQILAETAAFLEDTAAPAGPDYAALARTLRLHSIALRPVGTATGTSPPAFPAAASSPPASPSASPAAPTPTDLLVGLTDSYTHAFEAAAVVDAGPARVLASAATAQWLQSRVLAESLGKELPPIPVAEVAYDDGGTSNCPPETTLKADIGLDGARTAVLAEQRAAYAYEVVAARSPDPVDLLEQMAQHEGAAAVGSAILARYCVAEPLPAAAYALDESFLSDPAAALQELEESLAGLYADLVGVSAPGPAREWAMRQLAATAQHLSSSGGSDSGSSAFPGIDPGEYPRLRDAGS